One genomic window of Conger conger chromosome 9, fConCon1.1, whole genome shotgun sequence includes the following:
- the LOC133136615 gene encoding CMP-N-acetylneuraminate-beta-galactosamide-alpha-2,3-sialyltransferase 1-like: MSEGSGSSVAHRALCACRQCISVEDEDPWFRKRFNTSISPLLSQKNAMLSDDTFKWWQRLQTKQNANYSAVVQKLFQVVPGEGHYNDSGPNRCRTCAVVGNSGNLKGSDYGALIDSNDFIIRMNKAPILGYEKDVGNRTTHRVMYPESATNLQKDTSLLLIPFKTLDLEWITSALTTGTVKRTRMPVMAKINADKNKVLIYNPTFLKYVYDVWLERHGKYPSTGFSTLMFAIHVCDEVNVFGFGASKDGTWQHYWEKNKFKRTKPTGVHAGDYESIVMKLLACEKKLKLFEGR; this comes from the exons GGCACTGTGTGCCTGTCGCCAGTGCATCTCTGTTGAGGATGAAGACCCCTGGTTCAGGAAGCGCTTTAACACGTCCATATCGCCGCTCTTGTCACAGAAGAACGCCATGCTGTCTGACGACACCTTTAAATGGTGGCAG AGGCTACAGACTAAGCAAAATGCCAACTACAGTGCTGTGGTGCAGAAACTATTCCAGGTCGTCCCTGGGGAGGGACATTATAACGACTCAGGGCCCAATCGCTGCAGGACTTGCGCTGTAGtagggaattctgggaacctCAAGGGATCTGATTACGGAGCcctcattgactccaatgacTTCATCATAAG AATGAACAAAGCTCCCATTTTGGGCTATGAAAAGGACGTAGGGAACAGAACCACCCATCGTGTCATGTACCCAGAAAGTGCCACAAACCTGCAAAAGGACACGAGCCTGCTGCTGATACCATTCAAGACTTTGGATCTGGAGTGGATCACTAGTGCTCTGACCACAGGCACTGTGAAACG CACCCGGATGCCGGTGATGGCCAAGATTAATGCAGACAAGAATAAG GTGTTAATATACAACCCCACGTTCTTAAAGTACGTCTATGATGTTTGGCTTGAACGCCATGGGAAATATCCCTCCACCGGCTTCTCAACCTTGATGTTCGCCATCCACGTATGTGATGAG gtgaatgtttttggatttggagCATCCAAAGATGGAACCTGGCAGCATTactgggagaaaaacaaatttaaacgTACAAAGCCAACCGGAGTGCATGCTGGAGACTATGAGTCCATCGTCATGAAGCTTCTTGCCTGTGAAAAAAAATTGAAGTTGTTTGAAGGGAGATGA
- the LOC133136616 gene encoding CMP-N-acetylneuraminate-beta-galactosamide-alpha-2,3-sialyltransferase 1-like yields the protein MLSALGAKTQLLSSFHPQTAGQTERTSQESAKTLRCLVEKSLPSWEASLPWGGVPSCRILSPLVCLRSLPLNTVGWPFTNSSPAAGTTALCACRQCISVKDEDPWFRKRFNTSISPLLSQKNAMLSDDTFKWWQRLQTKKNANYSAVVQKLFQVVPGEGHYNDSGPNRCRTCAVVGNSGNLNGSDYGALIDSNDFVIRMNKAPILGYEKDVGNRTTHRVMYPESATNLQKDTSLLLIPFKTLDLEWISSALTTGTVKRTRMRVMAKINADKNKVLIYNPTFLKYVYDVWLERHGKYPSTGFLTLMFAIHVCDEVNVFGFGASKDRTWQHYWETMKFLQSKPTGGHAGDYESITMKLLACKNKMKLFEGR from the exons ATGCTGTCCGCTCTGGGGGCCAAGACCCAGCTGCTGTCTAGCTTTCACCCCCAGACCGCCGGCCAGACTGAGCGGACGAGCCAGGAGTCGGCAAAGACACTGCGCTGCCTGGTGGAGAAATCCCTGCCCTCCTGGGAGGCCTCGCTCCCCTGG GGAGGTGTGCCCTCCTGCAGGATTCTCAGCCCCCTGGTGTGTCTGAGGAGCTTG CCCTTGAACACAGTTGGATGGCCCTTCACAAACTCCTCCCCTGCAGCCGGCACAAC GGCACTGTGTGCCTGCCGCCAGTGCATCTCTGTTAAGGATGAAGACCCCTGGTTCAGGAAGCGCTTTAACACGTCCATATCGCCGCTCTTGTCACAGAAGAACGCCATGCTGTCTGACGACACCTTTAAATGGTGGCAG AGGCTACAGACTAAGAAAAATGCCAACTACAGTGCTGTGGTGCAGAAACTATTCCAGGTCGTCCCTGGGGAGGGACATTACAACGACTCAGGGCCCAATCGCTGCAGGACTTGCGCTGTAGTCGGGAATTCTGGGAACCTCAACGGATCTGATTACGGAGCcctcattgactccaatgacTTCGTCATAAG AATGAACAAAGCTCCCATTTTGGGCTATGAAAAGGATGTAGGGAACAGAACCACCCATCGTGTCATGTACCCAGAAAGTGCCACAAACCTGCAAAAGGACACAAGTCTGCTGCTGATACCATTCAAGACTTTGGATCTGGAGTGGATCTCTAGTGCTCTGACCACAGGCACTGTGAAACG CACCCGTATGCGTGTGATGGCCAAGATTAATGCAGACAAGAATAAG GTGTTAATATACAACCCCACGTTCTTAAAGTACGTCTATGATGTGTGGCTTGAACGCCATGGGAAATATCCCTCCACCGGCTTCTTAACCTTGATGTTCGCCATCCACGTATGTGATGAG gtgaatgtttttggatttggagCATCCAAGGACAGAACCTGGCAGCATTACTGGGAGACAATGAAATTTCTCCAGTCAAAGCCAACCGGAGGGCATGCTGGAGACTATGAGTCCATCACCATGAAGCTGCTggcctgtaaaaataaaatgaagttgTTTGAAGGGAGATGA